The Xenopus laevis strain J_2021 chromosome 4L, Xenopus_laevis_v10.1, whole genome shotgun sequence genomic sequence TCACAGTAGACATGTTCCCATCAAGGAGAAGATGCCCAGAAGACCAGAAATCCATTGGATGAATGCTAAGCGGGCAAATGTGCCCAGGCCAGAGAGTGCCAGGCAGAGCCCTAGAGCCCATTCTGAGAAATGACTTTCATTGAAAGAGAATTGTTAGTGGGCACATGGGCCCTGGTAGTTTAGCAGAGACAGTTGGTTGGCACAGCAGTTCCAATTAACCAATTAACACAATGGCACTCATCCATAATAATAATCCTTATGCTAACGATTGCTCGGGAAGTTCATCCTCTAACGAGAGAGTGATAAGCACCAATGCGTTTCAGCCCTCACATTTACATATAGACCCTTCCTAGGTGAATAAATGGATTGGAGCTCAACGTTCTGTCAGATTAAAGGGGTACAGAGAATCAATACGAGAGACCACCATGGCACTCAGAGCTGCAGAAGTGCACCCAGTGGCAGCTCATATCCCCTCAGTGGGTGGGTACTTGAATGGAGAGGACCCCCTAGACCCTCACTGACCTTCTCCAGTCACTGCTATAGGAAGGGAGACATGATGGATCATACCAATTAAGTCTCCCGGGGGGGGGGAAATCATATGATCACAGGCAGTGTATATTACTCAGTCCACTAAATGGTCCATATAGAAGTTCATGGTCATGTATAGGGGTCAGGGAAAACCCCACATGGGATCATCTATAGGGTGAAAAACCCATAGAGGGGGGTATCGTAAGCAAGTACAGAGTGGCATCAGACCAGTAGGACTCCATATATCTGCCTCCTCAGCATCTAGAAGCACCCATTTATATTAGGGCtctgtaaatatgccccatggggTGGCTCCTGTATAAATCACTCCAGGCAGTTCATGGGCATTTAGCTGGTTCCTGCACACTGATAAACACATGGGCCCCCCACCCCTCAGCCAATGGGATTCATGGTGGTGCTGCAGATAAGCCGCTCTTCTTGTTTCTAAGGCAACACGTTAGCAGCCCATCTCGGGGAAAAAGATCagcattttcattcatttaactGTGAGAATTTGCTGGGGAGACGGAGGAAGAGGAGCAGGTGCCTGAAGGACGTTCTCATGCAGGAAGGTCACCCTGGGCAGAGATTCACAATTCCCATCATTCCTTGCAAACTGCTCATCCCCACATCTCATAGGCTGGATAAATGTTTTACCAACAAAAATACCCTCTGCAGTATTTCCAGTGTCCTTGGGAACTGGTACCAGGACTCATAAGCaacatggcacctccctcctcccatatgtataaatacaaatatacagagaaggaatgttctgggcacacaataagctataccctcatactgtactgtctaagggaatcaatatggcacctccctcctcccatatgtataaatacaaatatacagagaaggaatgttctgggcacacaataagctataccctcatactgtactgtctaagggaatcaatatggcacctcctcctcccatatgtataaatacaaatatacagagaaggaatgttctccTACTAATAAGTTGTGTCTCTGCTTCCATTACAGTACGTGGCATTTGCCTCGCTCTTCTTCATTCTGGTCTCCATCACCACCTTCTGCCTGGAGACCCACGAGACGTTCAATCCCATTGTGAATAAAACGGAAACCGAGATCGTTGGCAACGAGACCCAGTTCCGTTTCTACAGAGAGACGGAGACAGAAGCCTTCCTGACCTACATCGAGGGAGTGTGTGTGGTTTGGTTCACCTTCGAGTTCCTGATGAGGATTACCTTCTGCCCAAACAAGGTGGAGTTTATCAAGAACTCTTTAAATATAATTGACTTTGTGGCCATTCTGCCTTTCTACCTGGAGGTTGGACTCAGTGGCCTGTCTTCCAAAGCTGCTAAAGACGTTTTGGGCTTCTTACGAGTGGTGCGATTTGTCAGGATTCTTCGAATTTTCAAGCTGACCAGGCATTTTGTAGGCCTGAGGGTTCTGGGACATACCTTGCGTGCCAGCACAAATGAATTCTTGCTGCTCATTATATTCCTGGCATTGGGAGTCTTAATCTTTGCCACAATGATCTATTATGCTGAGAGGATAGGTGCTAACCCAAATGATCCCAGTGCCAGCGAACACACACAGTTTAAAAATATCCCCATCGGCTTCTGGTGGGCGGTCGTCACCATGACCACGCTCGGATACGGAGACATGTACCCCAAGACTTGGTCGGGAATGCTGGTAGGAGCCCTATGTGCTCTTTCTGGAGTGCTGACCATAGCCATGCCCGTGCCAGTCATCGTGAACAATTTTGGAATGTATTATTCTTTAGCTATGGCTAAGCAGAAGctaccaaagaaaaaaaagaagcatatCCCGCGTCCGCCCCAACTGGGATCCCCCAATTATTGCAAATCTGTTGTAAACTCTCCGCACCACAGCACTCAGAGTGACACATGCCCGCTTGCCCAGGAAGAGATATTAGAAATTAACAGAGCAGGTAGGAAAACGCTCAGGGGGATGTCCATCTGATACAATGTCACTTCCATTGCTTGTAGAGATTTCCTCCTCGGTCCGACTCTTTCCATAGCAAATGGCTAGTGCATTGACCCATTCCTGTTCCTTGCCACATGCTAGCCGCCAGTTCAGGGGCACAAGGCAATGAGGCACTTAAGGTCAGCCTGTAGTATTTAGGGCTTCAGAACTTACTTGGGAAGCCTTAGGAACGACCCTTAGATTAGTATCTAGCATATTCCAGATGAATATGCTATAGAGCATATAAGGAGATAAAGGCCAATAGGCCAGGCATTCATGTTGCATGCGTTTAGATGGAAGGGAAAGAGCAAGGTACCCTGGGAAGTGGACATATATCTGTTAGGAGCA encodes the following:
- the LOC108713698 gene encoding potassium voltage-gated channel subfamily C member 1 isoform X2, whose protein sequence is MGQGDETDRLVINVGGTRHQTYRSTLRTLPGTRLAWLAEPDAQSHFDYDPRADEFFFDRHPGVFAHILNYYRTGKLHCPADVCGPLYEEELAFWGIDETDVEPCCWMNYRQHRDAEEALDSFGGGPVDCNGDDGVGDPTGDSADGEEELEMSKRLALSDPTDGRPGGFWRKWQRRIWALFEDPYSSRYARYVAFASLFFILVSITTFCLETHETFNPIVNKTETEIVGNETQFRFYRETETEAFLTYIEGVCVVWFTFEFLMRITFCPNKVEFIKNSLNIIDFVAILPFYLEVGLSGLSSKAAKDVLGFLRVVRFVRILRIFKLTRHFVGLRVLGHTLRASTNEFLLLIIFLALGVLIFATMIYYAERIGANPNDPSASEHTQFKNIPIGFWWAVVTMTTLGYGDMYPKTWSGMLVGALCALSGVLTIAMPVPVIVNNFGMYYSLAMAKQKLPKKKKKHIPRPPQLGSPNYCKSVVNSPHHSTQSDTCPLAQEEILEINRADSKVNGDVAKAALANEDCPHIDQTITPDEALSFTQSSTREKGGPYFLLSPEEYPSPPDGGIRKVVHRWPGG
- the LOC108713698 gene encoding potassium voltage-gated channel subfamily C member 1 isoform X3; its protein translation is MGQGDETDRLVINVGGTRHQTYRSTLRTLPGTRLAWLAEPDAQSHFDYDPRADEFFFDRHPGVFAHILNYYRTGKLHCPADVCGPLYEEELAFWGIDETDVEPCCWMNYRQHRDAEEALDSFGGGPVDCNGDDGVGDPTGDSADGEEELEMSKRLALSDPTDGRPGGFWRKWQRRIWALFEDPYSSRYARYVAFASLFFILVSITTFCLETHETFNPIVNKTETEIVGNETQFRFYRETETEAFLTYIEGVCVVWFTFEFLMRITFCPNKVEFIKNSLNIIDFVAILPFYLEVGLSGLSSKAAKDVLGFLRVVRFVRILRIFKLTRHFVGLRVLGHTLRASTNEFLLLIIFLALGVLIFATMIYYAERIGANPNDPSASEHTQFKNIPIGFWWAVVTMTTLGYGDMYPKTWSGMLVGALCALSGVLTIAMPVPVIVNNFGMYYSLAMAKQKLPKKKKKHIPRPPQLGSPNYCKSVVNSPHHSTQSDTCPLAQEEILEINRAGKFLQRASCHC
- the LOC108713698 gene encoding potassium voltage-gated channel subfamily C member 1 isoform X1, which encodes MGQGDETDRLVINVGGTRHQTYRSTLRTLPGTRLAWLAEPDAQSHFDYDPRADEFFFDRHPGVFAHILNYYRTGKLHCPADVCGPLYEEELAFWGIDETDVEPCCWMNYRQHRDAEEALDSFGGGPVDCNGDDGVGDPTGDSADGEEELEMSKRLALSDPTDGRPGGFWRKWQRRIWALFEDPYSSRYARYVAFASLFFILVSITTFCLETHETFNPIVNKTETEIVGNETQFRFYRETETEAFLTYIEGVCVVWFTFEFLMRITFCPNKVEFIKNSLNIIDFVAILPFYLEVGLSGLSSKAAKDVLGFLRVVRFVRILRIFKLTRHFVGLRVLGHTLRASTNEFLLLIIFLALGVLIFATMIYYAERIGANPNDPSASEHTQFKNIPIGFWWAVVTMTTLGYGDMYPKTWSGMLVGALCALSGVLTIAMPVPVIVNNFGMYYSLAMAKQKLPKKKKKHIPRPPQLGSPNYCKSVVNSPHHSTQSDTCPLAQEEILEINRADSKVNGDVAKAALANEDCPHIDQTITPDEALSFTQSSTREKGGPYFLLSPEEYPSPPDGGIRKGKFLQRASCHC
- the LOC108713698 gene encoding potassium voltage-gated channel subfamily C member 1 isoform X4; amino-acid sequence: MGQGDETDRLVINVGGTRHQTYRSTLRTLPGTRLAWLAEPDAQSHFDYDPRADEFFFDRHPGVFAHILNYYRTGKLHCPADVCGPLYEEELAFWGIDETDVEPCCWMNYRQHRDAEEALDSFGGGPVDCNGDDGVGDPTGDSADGEEELEMSKRLALSDPTDGRPGGFWRKWQRRIWALFEDPYSSRYARYVAFASLFFILVSITTFCLETHETFNPIVNKTETEIVGNETQFRFYRETETEAFLTYIEGVCVVWFTFEFLMRITFCPNKVEFIKNSLNIIDFVAILPFYLEVGLSGLSSKAAKDVLGFLRVVRFVRILRIFKLTRHFVGLRVLGHTLRASTNEFLLLIIFLALGVLIFATMIYYAERIGANPNDPSASEHTQFKNIPIGFWWAVVTMTTLGYGDMYPKTWSGMLVGALCALSGVLTIAMPVPVIVNNFGMYYSLAMAKQKLPKKKKKHIPRPPQLGSPNYCKSVVNSPHHSTQSDTCPLAQEEILEINRAVVHRWPGG